A region of the Geomonas subterranea genome:
AGGATGGAGGTCCCCTACGGCACCGGGAGCAGGATCGACCTGCTGCTGTCCGGGGAGCGGGGCCTTTGCTACGTGGAAACCAAGAACGTCACCCTGGTGCGGGAGCGTTGCGCCCTCTTCCCCGACGCGGTGAGCGCGCGGGGGCAGAAGCACCTGCGGGAACTAATGGAGATGGTGCGCCAGGGACACCGCGCCGTGAACCTGTTTGTGGTGCAGCGTGGCGACGGGGACGCACTATCCCCCGCCGACGCCATCGATCCCGCCTACGGATCGACGTTGAGGGAGGCGGCGCGGGCGGGGGTGGAGCTCCTCGCCTACCAGGCGAGCGTGACCAGAAGCGAGGTGCGCCTAAGCCACCGGGTGCCCGTACTCTTGTAGGTCGTTGACATCCTTGGGAAGGACGCTAAAGTTATAGGCGCTGCCCCGGGGGACCAATGAGAACACCCAAACTCACCATCTTCGCCAAGCAGACCGGCGTCGAAATAGCTCCCAGCGAGAAGAAGCAAAACGGCAAACCCGAAGAGGGGCGCGTCGCCTTCCGCTTCTTCCGGCTCGCCACCGGCCAGTCCCACATCCGCTTCGTGGCGGAACCGTGCGAGGCCTTCGAGGTATCCCGGAAGATCGCCGAGTTGCAGGGGACGGCGGGGAAAGCGACCTTCACCCACCGCTTCGAGTCGCCGCAAGGGGAAACCGTGACCAGACTCAACGTGGAGAGCTACCAGCGTAACGGCAAGAAAGGGTACGCCCTCTCCATCCAGCGCGGCGAGGAGAGCATCAACGTCCCGGCGCCGGAAGGGGAGTTCCTCTTCGCCGCCGAGTTTCTCAAGCAGCTCTCCGTGGCGCAGTCTTGGGTGGCATGGACGGAGCCGGAAGCCCACAGCCAGGAGTAGACGAGACGCCCCGGAGGGGGACGAAACCAGTGCCCGGCGAGGGGCATCGAAGCGGCGGCGACAGCCGGGCGACCGGCGAAAGCGGGACAGCGTGATCACTCAACCAAGGAAGACCCTCTATCTCAGCATCGAAAGCAGGCTCTGCGACGTGGCCCTGGTCGGGCACGCGGTGCGCGGCGTCTGCGCCTGCTCGCCGCTCAAGGAGGAAGCCTACGGCGAGATGGAAGTCTGCGTGGTGGAGGCTCTCAACAACGCCATCACCCACGCCTACCGGCGCCAGGAGGGGTACCGCGTCGATACCGCCATCACCCTGCACCACGACCGGATATCCTTCGAGGTTTCCGACGAGGGGAAGGCGATCGAGGAGTTCGCCCCGAGAAGCCTCGAATTCGACCCCGAGGTGATCGGCTCCATCCCCGAAAACGGCATGGGGCTCTTCATCATCGAAACCCTCATGGACGAGGTCAGCTACAGCTCCAAAAACGGCAGAAACACCCTCTCCTTCTGCAGGTATTTCACCCAGCCCCAGGCCTAACCCCCCAGCAGGTACTCGAAGTCCTCCCGCCCGATCGCCACCGCGCCTTCGTTTTCCGCGTCATCCAGGAGCGCGCGGTACAGCTTCAGCTTGCGCTTTTTCAGCTCCATCATCTTCTCCTCGATCGAGTGCCGCATCAGTAGCCTGGTGATGGTGACCTGCCGCTTCTGCCCGATCCTGTGGGCGCGGTCCGACGCCTGGCTCTCCACCGCCGGGTTCCACCAGGGATCGAGATGGAAGACGTAGGAGGCGCGGGTGAGGTTGAGCCCCTTCCCCCCAGCCTTCAGGCTCAAAAGGAACACCCCAGGCTCGGTAGACTCCTGGAAGTTCTGAACCAGCTCCTTTCTGCGGGCAACCGGGGTGGAGCCGTCCAGGCGCGAGGAGACGATGCCGCGCTGGGAAAGCCCCTGCTGCACGATGTCCAGAAACGAGGTGAACTGCGAGAACACCAGCACGCTGTGACCTTCAGCGAAGAGTTCATGCAGCTGGTCGACCAGGAACTCCACCTTGGGAGAGCGGTCGGCGGCGTCGGGGAGGATGAGCCGGGAGCAGAGGCAGATCTGGCGCAGCTTGAGGATGGCGGTAAGGGCTATGATGCGCGCCTGTCCCGCGGAGTTGGAGCTGTACGCCCGCGCCACCGTCTCCCGGACCTCGGTCACGGTACGGGCGTAGAGCGCCTTCTGCCTGGGGCTCATCTCCAGGTAGATGTCGGTTTCCACCTTGGGGGGGAGCTCGGCCGCAATCATGTCCTTGGAGCGCCTGAGGATGAACGGATGCGTGCGCCTGATCAGCGTCTCCAGGAACTCCCCACCCTCGCGCCCCATCTGTCTGCGGAACTGCTCGTAGGACCCCAGAAGGCCGGGAAGGGCCAGGTCCATGACGGAGAAGTACTCCCCCAGGTGGTTTTCCACCGGGGTGCCGGTCAGGGTGACCTTGAACCTCCCCTTGAGCCTGCGCACCGCGCCCGTCGTCTCCGCGTGGATGTTCTTCACCGCCTGGGCCTCGTCGAAGACGATGACGTGAAAGGGGATCTTGCTCAGGATCTCGACATCGCGCTGGATGACGCCGTAGCTCGTGAGGACGATGTCGAAGCCGGAGAACTCGGCGCGGCGTCCCTGGCCGCGGTAGACGCCGACCTTGAGCGCGGGATAGAAACGGGCCAGCTCGCTCTCCCAGTTGAAGATCAGCGTCGGTGGGACCACCACCAGGTGCGGCACGTCGGCCGGGAGCTGCGCGGCGATCCCCCCCTCCTTCAGTCCGGCGAGGAGCGCAATGGCCTGGATGGTCTTGCCAAGCCCCATGTCGTCGGCGAGACAGGCGCCGAAGCGATGCTCGTACAAAAAGGCGAGCCAGCTGTAACCCTCGAGCTGGTAGTTGCGCAGGGTGGCCTTCAGCTCCGCCGGAGGCGAGCGCCGCGGGATGCTCTCGAACCGGGTCAGGCTCTCGAAGATCCGCTCGTCCTCCAGGGAAAGGAGCACCCGTACCCCGTTTCTTCTGAGTGTGATCCAGTCAAGGATCTGCAGGCGGGGCACCCGCACCACCTCGCGCTTGGCGTGGGGGGCGAAGAGCGCCAGGGTATTGCAGGTCACCGGATCGAGCACGAACAGGGAATTCCCCCTGCGGAAGACGCCACCCCCCTGCAAAGCGTCCAGCAGTGCCGCCTCGTCCACCAGTTCACCGTCGGCGCGGATCTCGGGGCGCAGCTCGAACCAGTCGATGCTGGAGCGGGTGGCGTCCAGCGTGAAGGTCCAGGAGGCGGTCTGCAGGTCTTCCCCGGCCAGGGCCAGGGCGAAACCTTCGGCGGCGAGGGCGCTCTTCAGTTCCGAGAGCTGGCGCATCAGGGTCTTTCGTTCAACAGAAAAGCCCCCCGCCTCCCCGGCCTGCCAGAATACGTCGAAGCCCAGGTGCCCCGCCAGAAGCTCCAGCAGTCTCCCCTGGCGCTCGACGGCGACGGCCACCGAAAGCCATTCCCCCTCTTCCGAGAGCTGCAGCATCGTGGTCGGCCGCGACACCTCCTGGGTGAATTCCGTGATCACCGCGCGCGCCTCGGATTTCACCCCGCGTTTGTAGAACTCGGCCCCTTCCAGCGCCTGGCGCACCACCCGGTCCCGATCGCCCAGGGTGGCGGCTCCCAGCGCCGCGAAACAGGCCCTTATGATGGCCGCCACCCGTTTCTTCGCCTTGAGCGGCTGCGGGAATGACGCGCGTCCGGCGGCGTTGAAGAAACGGAAGGCCGTGGGGGAAAGGGGGAAGATGATTCCCCCGGCGACCCCCTCCGCGGCAAGCGACGAGGGGTCGGAAAGGTCAACGATGTTCAGCCGGTAGCGCGGCTCCACCGGCGCGGGGAGAACCGGTGCGCCGGACCGGGAAACGACCACCCGGCGGGTGAGCTCTTCATCACTGCCGCCGCCGAGATCGAAGTGAACGGCGTTGAAGCCGGAGGCGGGGAACCGGAGCGTGCCGTCATCATCCGCAGACGGGACCACCCCCTGCTGTGCCAGCCGCTGGGCGAGAGCCGCGTGGAGGAGGGAGGCTGTATCGTCGACCTTCTGGATGACGCCGCGCGCGAGGTCGAAATAGTACCCCTGGTGGATGAAAGATTCCTCTCCCTCGAAGGTGGCGCCATCCTCCAGCGAGAGCCTGGCCGTGACCTCATCCTGGTGCAGGTCGAGGTGCAGCAACACCGTGCGCTGCAGCGACGGGTCGAAGTACAGCGGCAGCGGGGCGTTCGGGGCGAGGTACACGATGGGGAACCTGCCACGGAAACGGGAGAGGAATTCCTCGATACAGCGGCCGCGCAGCGCCGAAGAGTTGAGCAACCGCAGGAACTCGCGGATCGAGGCGGGAAGCGCCACGTCGTACAGGGCGACAGGGACCTGGTCCAGCATGAGGCGCATGCGCAGCGTCCCCTGCTGCCGGTCCAGCACCAGGGCATAGCCGCTCTCGGTCACCGGCGCCCCCTCCTCGTCCGGGGCGCACTGCACCGGCGCGGCGGCGAGGGTGGCGCGAATCCCCTGCAGGTAATCGTGGGGGAGTTGCAACATCGGAAAGGACGCGGGAGCGAGGGCTTTTTTCAGGGTGGCGAGGGCGGCGACCAGGTGGGGGCAACGGCCGTGGGGGCTCCAGGCGCCGCAGTCGCAGGCGCTGGAGAATTCGCCCTGTGCCAGGGAGAGAGAGACACGGCAGGAGACATCCGCATCGCGGAGCTCGACCTCGAGGACGTTGCCGTCCTTTTGCCAGCTCACCCCGCAGACAGGTTTCCTCTTGCACAGCTCGAAGCCGTTGAAGAGGTGCACCTTGTCCGCGAGCGCGTAGATACCCGCCGCAGGCATCTGGAAGAGGTGCCGCAGCAGGGGGATGCCCATGATGTCGATCAAGTCGTCTTCTCCCGGCAGGGTGAACAGTAACGGATCGTTCAAGTTAGCAGAAAGAGATGCCAAATACAACCACGCCATGTGCAGGAATCAACAAGGAGCCGCGCGAGCCGGCGCCGGGACCGGTACGAGGACGACGAT
Encoded here:
- the sfsA gene encoding DNA/RNA nuclease SfsA; translation: MKLPQPLYQGTLIRRYQRFLADVELDDGTVVTAHTPNTGSMMGCALPGNRVLLSVSANPGRKYPHSWELVQADGVWVGINTMLPNLLAREAILDGTISELSGYDTIRMEVPYGTGSRIDLLLSGERGLCYVETKNVTLVRERCALFPDAVSARGQKHLRELMEMVRQGHRAVNLFVVQRGDGDALSPADAIDPAYGSTLREAARAGVELLAYQASVTRSEVRLSHRVPVLL
- a CDS encoding ATP-binding protein, which codes for MITQPRKTLYLSIESRLCDVALVGHAVRGVCACSPLKEEAYGEMEVCVVEALNNAITHAYRRQEGYRVDTAITLHHDRISFEVSDEGKAIEEFAPRSLEFDPEVIGSIPENGMGLFIIETLMDEVSYSSKNGRNTLSFCRYFTQPQA
- a CDS encoding DEAD/DEAH box helicase, with protein sequence MIDIMGIPLLRHLFQMPAAGIYALADKVHLFNGFELCKRKPVCGVSWQKDGNVLEVELRDADVSCRVSLSLAQGEFSSACDCGAWSPHGRCPHLVAALATLKKALAPASFPMLQLPHDYLQGIRATLAAAPVQCAPDEEGAPVTESGYALVLDRQQGTLRMRLMLDQVPVALYDVALPASIREFLRLLNSSALRGRCIEEFLSRFRGRFPIVYLAPNAPLPLYFDPSLQRTVLLHLDLHQDEVTARLSLEDGATFEGEESFIHQGYYFDLARGVIQKVDDTASLLHAALAQRLAQQGVVPSADDDGTLRFPASGFNAVHFDLGGGSDEELTRRVVVSRSGAPVLPAPVEPRYRLNIVDLSDPSSLAAEGVAGGIIFPLSPTAFRFFNAAGRASFPQPLKAKKRVAAIIRACFAALGAATLGDRDRVVRQALEGAEFYKRGVKSEARAVITEFTQEVSRPTTMLQLSEEGEWLSVAVAVERQGRLLELLAGHLGFDVFWQAGEAGGFSVERKTLMRQLSELKSALAAEGFALALAGEDLQTASWTFTLDATRSSIDWFELRPEIRADGELVDEAALLDALQGGGVFRRGNSLFVLDPVTCNTLALFAPHAKREVVRVPRLQILDWITLRRNGVRVLLSLEDERIFESLTRFESIPRRSPPAELKATLRNYQLEGYSWLAFLYEHRFGACLADDMGLGKTIQAIALLAGLKEGGIAAQLPADVPHLVVVPPTLIFNWESELARFYPALKVGVYRGQGRRAEFSGFDIVLTSYGVIQRDVEILSKIPFHVIVFDEAQAVKNIHAETTGAVRRLKGRFKVTLTGTPVENHLGEYFSVMDLALPGLLGSYEQFRRQMGREGGEFLETLIRRTHPFILRRSKDMIAAELPPKVETDIYLEMSPRQKALYARTVTEVRETVARAYSSNSAGQARIIALTAILKLRQICLCSRLILPDAADRSPKVEFLVDQLHELFAEGHSVLVFSQFTSFLDIVQQGLSQRGIVSSRLDGSTPVARRKELVQNFQESTEPGVFLLSLKAGGKGLNLTRASYVFHLDPWWNPAVESQASDRAHRIGQKRQVTITRLLMRHSIEEKMMELKKRKLKLYRALLDDAENEGAVAIGREDFEYLLGG